The proteins below are encoded in one region of Plasmodium relictum strain SGS1 genome assembly, chromosome: 5:
- the GAK gene encoding GTP:AMP phosphotransferase, putative, with the protein MKIVFFGAPGVGKGTFAEILSKKEKLKHINIGNILRNEIKKESNLGTEIKKIVKRGDLVADNLIINIVEEEIKNSINKYKGFILDGFPRNIFQSKELTKITNIDLFINIYLPKHILIKKLLGRRLCNICDNNFNVANIQENNFDMPPILPSKECNTCNGNANLIKRSDDNEEVINHRLNSYESIYMPIINFFKNCNYNLINFELKKGIKDFDRLYNIILKHL; encoded by the coding sequence AtgaaaattgtttttttcgGTGCACCTGGTGTTGGTAAAGGGACGTTTGCTgaaattttatcaaaaaaagaaaaattgaaacatataaatataggAAATATTCTaagaaatgaaataaaaaaagaatcaaATTTAGGTacggaaataaaaaaaatagttaaaaGAGGAGATCTGGTTGCAGACAACTTGATCATAAATATTGttgaagaagaaataaaaaattcaattaataaatacaaaGGTTTTATATTAGATGGATTTCcaagaaatatttttcaaagtAAAGAATTAACCAAAATCACAAACattgatttatttattaacatATATTTGCCAAAgcatatattaataaaaaaattattaggGAGAAGGTTATGTAATATTTgtgataataattttaatgttGCAAATAttcaagaaaataattttgatatGCCACCAATTTTACCATCAAAGGAATGTAATACATGTAATGGCAATGCAAacttaattaaaagaagtgATGATAATGAAGAAGTAATTAATCATAGATTAAATTCATATGAATCTATTTATATGcctattattaatttttttaaaaattgcaACTACaacttaataaattttgaactaaaaaaaggaataaaagACTTTGATCGTTTATAtaacattattttaaaacatttataa